A genomic region of Desulfosarcina ovata subsp. ovata contains the following coding sequences:
- a CDS encoding metal ABC transporter permease, with protein sequence MIDALQFEFMRNALTAGLLASIICGIMGSLVVVNRIVFLSGGIAHAAYGGIGLAFYMGWPYLVGTLGFSLTAAMIMATVTLKAKHRSDTIIGVLWAVGMAIGIILIDLKPGYNVDLMSYLFGSILTVPDNDLWIMVAMGIGIVVLVAIYYHDLLALSYDEEFARIRGVPVTLLYFMLIAMLTVTVVMVIQVVGLILVIALLTIPPFIMEKYARSLLTMMVGSSLLGVAFTISGLWISYAFDLTSGASIILVAGLFFFLNMLVQRIFSIRKKKAANPDLACGCDSIFDPQRRQNV encoded by the coding sequence ATGATCGATGCCCTGCAGTTTGAATTCATGCGCAACGCCCTGACCGCCGGCCTGCTGGCCAGCATCATCTGCGGCATCATGGGATCCCTGGTGGTGGTCAACCGCATCGTCTTTCTCTCGGGAGGCATCGCCCATGCCGCATATGGCGGGATCGGGCTGGCATTCTACATGGGCTGGCCCTATCTGGTGGGAACCCTTGGTTTCTCGCTTACCGCGGCCATGATCATGGCCACCGTCACCCTGAAGGCCAAACACCGCAGCGACACCATTATCGGGGTACTCTGGGCCGTGGGCATGGCCATCGGTATCATCCTGATCGACCTAAAGCCCGGCTACAACGTGGATCTGATGAGCTACCTGTTCGGCAGTATTCTCACCGTCCCCGACAACGACCTGTGGATCATGGTGGCCATGGGTATCGGCATCGTGGTCCTGGTGGCCATTTACTACCACGATCTTCTGGCCCTCTCCTATGACGAGGAGTTTGCCCGGATCCGTGGCGTACCGGTCACCCTGCTTTACTTCATGCTTATCGCCATGCTGACCGTCACCGTAGTAATGGTGATTCAGGTGGTGGGCTTGATTCTGGTCATCGCTCTTTTGACCATTCCGCCGTTCATCATGGAGAAATATGCCCGTTCCCTGCTGACAATGATGGTCGGATCGAGCTTGCTGGGGGTGGCCTTCACCATCAGCGGGTTGTGGATTTCCTACGCCTTCGACCTGACTTCCGGGGCATCGATCATTCTGGTGGCCGGTCTTTTCTTTTTTCTCAACATGCTGGTTCAGCGAATCTTTTCCATCCGGAAAAAAAAGGCGGCCAATCCGGACCTGGCTTGCGGGTGCGATTCAATTTTCGACCCCCAGAGGCGACAAAATGTGTAA
- a CDS encoding cysteine desulfurase family protein, with translation MVTPIYLDYNGTTPHDPEVIAAMRPFLETEFGNPSSSHWYGIRPKRAVENARRQVAGLLGCSPKEIFFTSGGTESNNHAIKGMARVLKKRGRHLITTTVEHPAVLEVCRYLEAEGFTTTYVDVDETGMVSVDAIKAALRPDTILISIMHANNEVGTIQPIAAIARLARENGIVMHTDAAQSVGKIETDVQSLNVDLLSVAGHKIYAPKGIGALYVRDGVKPETFCHGAGQEMGWRAGTENVLEIVGLGKACEMADRNLVHASAHLAAMRDRLYRGLREKLADIRVNGHPEQRLPNTLSVSFKGLEANRILEEIGLAVAASAGAACHSDTVQLSHVLEAMRVPVEWAKGTLRFSTGRMTTEAEIDQTIDEVVRAVARLRQDN, from the coding sequence ATGGTTACCCCGATCTATCTGGACTATAATGGCACCACACCCCATGACCCGGAAGTCATTGCCGCCATGCGGCCGTTTCTGGAAACCGAATTCGGTAACCCGTCCAGTTCTCACTGGTACGGCATTCGGCCCAAGCGCGCGGTGGAGAATGCCCGCCGGCAGGTGGCCGGCCTGTTGGGATGCTCGCCAAAGGAAATCTTCTTCACTTCCGGCGGCACCGAGTCCAACAACCATGCCATCAAGGGGATGGCCCGCGTTTTAAAAAAAAGGGGCCGGCACCTGATCACCACCACCGTGGAGCATCCGGCGGTCCTGGAGGTCTGCCGTTACCTGGAAGCGGAAGGCTTTACGACCACTTACGTGGATGTGGACGAGACCGGCATGGTGAGTGTGGACGCCATCAAAGCGGCGCTCCGGCCGGATACGATCCTCATCTCGATAATGCACGCCAACAACGAAGTCGGGACGATTCAGCCCATTGCCGCGATCGCGCGTCTGGCACGGGAGAACGGCATCGTCATGCATACGGACGCGGCCCAGAGCGTGGGCAAGATCGAAACGGATGTTCAATCACTGAACGTCGATCTGCTCTCGGTGGCCGGCCATAAAATCTACGCGCCCAAAGGGATCGGGGCGCTGTACGTGCGCGACGGCGTGAAGCCCGAAACGTTCTGCCACGGTGCCGGCCAGGAGATGGGCTGGCGGGCGGGAACCGAAAACGTGCTCGAAATCGTTGGCCTGGGCAAAGCCTGTGAAATGGCCGATCGCAACCTGGTGCATGCCAGCGCCCACCTGGCGGCCATGCGCGATCGCCTCTACCGGGGCCTGCGCGAGAAACTGGCCGACATCCGCGTCAACGGTCATCCGGAACAGCGACTGCCCAACACCCTGAGCGTTTCCTTCAAGGGCCTGGAGGCCAACCGCATTCTCGAAGAGATCGGCCTGGCGGTGGCCGCCTCCGCCGGCGCGGCCTGCCATTCGGACACGGTTCAGCTTTCCCACGTCCTGGAGGCCATGCGGGTGCCCGTGGAATGGGCCAAGGGCACCTTGCGGTTTTCCACCGGCAGAATGACCACCGAGGCCGAGATCGACCAGACGATCGATGAGGTCGTCCGGGCGGTGGCGCGATTACGACAGGACAATTGA
- a CDS encoding Fur family transcriptional regulator yields MCNQCDYKALLDGAGLEATDNRLGVLEVIGNNSYPLSAGNIYTTLERRGSINRVTVYRILDLLVAHGIIDRISTGGRAFYYGMAPSPNHPPHPHFYCTRCGQMDCLTPESLKVDTDTFQKTFPGRIDKIEVRIDGICKNCMK; encoded by the coding sequence ATGTGTAACCAATGCGACTACAAGGCGCTCCTGGATGGCGCGGGGCTGGAAGCCACGGACAACCGACTGGGCGTCCTGGAAGTGATCGGCAACAACAGCTATCCGCTTTCCGCCGGCAATATCTACACTACCCTGGAACGCCGTGGCAGCATCAACCGGGTAACTGTTTACCGCATCCTCGATCTGCTCGTGGCCCATGGCATCATAGACCGGATCAGCACCGGCGGCCGGGCGTTTTACTACGGCATGGCCCCCAGCCCGAACCATCCGCCACATCCTCATTTTTACTGCACGCGTTGCGGACAGATGGACTGTCTGACCCCGGAAAGCCTCAAGGTAGACACCGATACATTCCAGAAGACCTTTCCCGGCCGCATCGACAAAATTGAGGTCCGCATCGACGGCATCTGCAAAAACTGCATGAAGTAG
- a CDS encoding metal ABC transporter solute-binding protein, Zn/Mn family, whose translation MFVSVAPQAYFVQQIGKDRVDVQVLVEPGADPHTYEPKPQQMVALSKARLYFAIGIEFEKAKLGKITAMNPNLTVVHTDHGILKLPMAAHHHHPDAADDDHAMPHTDKSGKAVSSEMHAEHDHGSRDPHIWLSPPLVMLQARSILTALETVDPDHRSGYEANYRAFMLELVDLDARLRADFDGLQGSSFMVFHPSWGTFAHAYGLRQVSIEIEGKSPKPAQLMALIEHARESGIKVVFVQPQFSLKSAREISKAIDGRVVVVDPLAGDWATQLRKTAEEIKRAFE comes from the coding sequence GTGTTCGTCAGCGTCGCCCCCCAAGCCTACTTTGTGCAACAGATTGGCAAGGACCGGGTGGACGTGCAGGTACTGGTGGAGCCGGGTGCCGATCCGCACACCTACGAGCCCAAACCCCAGCAGATGGTGGCTCTGTCAAAGGCAAGGCTCTACTTCGCCATCGGCATCGAATTCGAAAAGGCCAAGCTGGGCAAAATTACGGCCATGAATCCGAATCTGACGGTCGTGCATACCGACCATGGCATCCTCAAGCTGCCCATGGCCGCCCACCACCATCATCCCGACGCGGCGGATGACGATCATGCAATGCCCCACACCGATAAAAGCGGAAAAGCGGTTTCATCCGAGATGCACGCCGAGCACGACCACGGCAGCCGCGATCCGCACATCTGGCTGTCGCCTCCCCTGGTGATGCTCCAGGCTCGCTCGATACTGACCGCCCTGGAGACGGTTGACCCTGACCACCGTTCGGGTTATGAAGCCAACTACCGGGCGTTCATGCTGGAACTGGTCGATCTTGACGCCCGTTTGCGAGCCGATTTTGACGGACTCCAGGGGTCGTCATTTATGGTGTTCCATCCCTCCTGGGGGACCTTCGCCCACGCCTACGGGCTGCGGCAGGTATCCATCGAAATCGAGGGCAAAAGCCCCAAGCCGGCACAACTCATGGCGCTGATCGAGCACGCCAGGGAAAGCGGCATCAAGGTGGTATTCGTGCAACCCCAGTTTTCTTTAAAAAGCGCCCGTGAAATCTCCAAGGCCATCGATGGCCGTGTGGTGGTGGTCGACCCGCTGGCCGGCGACTGGGCAACCCAATTGCGTAAAACGGCAGAGGAGATCAAACGTGCATTTGAATGA
- a CDS encoding tetratricopeptide repeat protein, with protein MRRWISFTLWILLLLNLPVGAWAIEDAHTFMDGTAAYQKGNWPAAIDAFQRLADGGIDNGLLFYNLGNAYLKNDDVGHAILWYERALKRIPGNPDLHFNYNYALTLTRDEPGEKESPLLRILFFWKYQLSAASVRWAALLLNAALWTALAVLAVRKKRLLRPGTLLTAAAALIFTATAVFNYIEAAHMHDAIILPEEVAVRSGFTDTATQLFVLHAGTRVRVERESGDYRLICYTADKIGWVKKADAGII; from the coding sequence ATGAGACGATGGATCTCCTTCACCTTGTGGATTCTGCTTCTCCTGAATCTTCCCGTCGGCGCCTGGGCGATTGAAGACGCCCATACGTTCATGGACGGCACCGCCGCGTATCAGAAAGGCAACTGGCCGGCGGCCATCGACGCATTCCAACGACTGGCCGATGGCGGCATCGACAATGGCCTGTTGTTTTACAACCTGGGCAATGCCTACCTGAAGAACGATGACGTCGGCCACGCCATTTTGTGGTACGAACGGGCCTTGAAGCGGATCCCCGGCAACCCGGATCTGCACTTCAATTACAACTACGCCCTGACCCTGACCCGGGACGAGCCGGGTGAAAAGGAATCGCCGCTCCTGCGCATTCTCTTTTTCTGGAAATATCAGCTCAGCGCGGCCAGCGTCCGCTGGGCGGCCCTGCTGCTCAACGCGGCCCTGTGGACGGCCCTGGCCGTTCTGGCCGTGCGTAAAAAACGCCTCCTGCGGCCCGGCACCCTCCTGACCGCTGCCGCCGCCCTGATCTTCACCGCCACTGCGGTCTTCAACTATATCGAAGCCGCCCACATGCATGATGCGATCATCCTGCCCGAGGAGGTCGCCGTACGTTCCGGTTTCACCGACACCGCCACCCAGCTGTTCGTCCTGCACGCCGGCACCCGGGTGCGCGTGGAGCGGGAGTCCGGTGACTACCGGCTCATCTGCTACACCGCGGACAAGATCGGGTGGGTGAAAAAAGCGGATGCCGGAATTATTTAA
- a CDS encoding aldehyde ferredoxin oxidoreductase family protein: protein MKIIRINMTDQSIHYEDVPSEYQMLGGRGLTSTIISKEIVPTCDPLGPENKLIIAPGYLSGTVLVNSSRLSIGAKSPLTGGIKESNVGGTVASDLAHLGITAIVIEGKPANTDYYLLKIDGAGNAELMDGKKFKGKRTYELVETLKGKFPQTSSITCIGPAGDQMLTAASIQTTDADGRPCRAAGRGGLGAVMGSKGVKAVVVAKGGKLADPLTDPNGFKTAAQNYAKAIRDDDGTEVLAEIGSAMLVAPINAVGALPTCNARKGQFDEVEKITGETMAEVIKRRGGKNAHKGCAQCIIRCSNEYVDEAGTYITSSLEYETIWSMGAMIGNSDLDAIAKMDFLCDDIGLDTISTGVAIAVAMDSGYKSFGDAQAAIEMIEEVAKGSAIGKLIGSGPGAVGGYFKNDRVPVVKNQSIAAYDPRALQGMAVTYSTTPMGGDHTAGWVVADNIEAWGGTLDPFSAEGQVENSRKSQINMAAVDTVGICDFAQSGFSAGIDNVCNMVAAKSGKPFREEDWTALGLRILKAEREFNRNAGFTNKDDRLPKMFYAEPLPPHNKVVIISDEEMDQTFDF, encoded by the coding sequence ATGAAAATAATACGGATCAACATGACGGATCAATCCATTCATTATGAAGATGTTCCATCCGAGTACCAAATGCTTGGGGGGCGTGGCCTTACGTCAACGATTATCAGTAAAGAAATTGTTCCTACTTGTGATCCTTTAGGGCCTGAGAACAAATTGATCATTGCACCCGGTTATCTCAGCGGAACCGTTCTGGTCAATTCAAGCCGATTGTCGATAGGAGCAAAAAGTCCCCTGACCGGCGGGATAAAAGAGAGCAATGTGGGCGGCACCGTGGCATCCGATTTGGCCCATTTGGGAATAACAGCGATCGTGATCGAGGGAAAGCCGGCAAATACCGATTACTATCTCCTTAAAATTGATGGCGCTGGAAATGCTGAGCTTATGGATGGCAAAAAATTCAAGGGGAAAAGGACCTATGAACTTGTAGAAACGTTAAAAGGAAAATTCCCCCAAACAAGCAGTATTACTTGTATCGGGCCGGCTGGAGATCAAATGCTGACGGCAGCTTCGATTCAGACCACAGACGCAGACGGTCGTCCCTGTAGAGCGGCAGGACGAGGCGGTTTGGGTGCTGTCATGGGTTCAAAGGGGGTAAAGGCCGTTGTTGTTGCCAAAGGAGGCAAGTTGGCAGATCCGCTTACGGATCCAAATGGGTTTAAAACGGCAGCACAAAACTATGCCAAGGCCATCAGAGATGATGACGGTACGGAAGTGTTGGCGGAGATTGGATCAGCGATGCTAGTGGCGCCGATTAATGCGGTGGGTGCTCTTCCGACTTGCAATGCCAGAAAAGGCCAATTTGATGAAGTTGAAAAAATTACCGGTGAAACCATGGCAGAGGTGATCAAGCGCAGAGGTGGAAAAAATGCCCATAAGGGATGTGCCCAGTGCATCATTCGATGCTCTAATGAGTATGTGGATGAAGCTGGAACGTATATCACCTCATCACTGGAATATGAGACCATCTGGTCCATGGGTGCCATGATTGGCAATAGCGATCTCGATGCAATCGCCAAGATGGATTTTCTATGTGACGATATTGGTCTGGACACCATCAGTACGGGTGTGGCCATAGCGGTTGCAATGGATTCCGGGTACAAATCCTTTGGTGACGCACAAGCCGCCATTGAGATGATCGAGGAAGTCGCCAAGGGATCGGCAATCGGAAAACTTATCGGCAGCGGTCCGGGGGCGGTTGGCGGGTATTTCAAGAACGACCGGGTGCCTGTGGTAAAAAACCAGAGTATTGCCGCCTATGATCCCCGGGCCCTTCAAGGTATGGCAGTTACCTATTCAACGACGCCCATGGGGGGCGATCACACGGCTGGATGGGTTGTTGCCGATAACATTGAAGCTTGGGGGGGAACGCTGGACCCGTTTTCAGCCGAAGGGCAGGTCGAAAATTCCAGAAAAAGTCAAATCAACATGGCAGCGGTTGATACGGTGGGTATCTGCGATTTTGCACAATCCGGATTTTCAGCAGGAATCGACAATGTTTGTAACATGGTAGCTGCCAAATCAGGCAAACCCTTCAGGGAAGAAGACTGGACCGCTTTGGGTTTACGAATCCTGAAAGCGGAGAGAGAATTCAATCGTAATGCCGGCTTCACCAACAAGGACGACAGACTACCCAAAATGTTCTATGCGGAGCCGCTGCCACCTCACAACAAGGTTGTGATCATCAGCGACGAGGAGATGGACCAGACCTTTGATTTTTAA
- a CDS encoding MFS transporter — MPKDPIPAKRHSFTALLTLCCLITFGCYFAVSMRLPVVPLYARGFGVSTSQIGMINAAFFLMAGLLSLPSGILSDRLGRKRMAVCGTVVLFIGMLLLCFSRSFFSLAGIYLLLGVGMAAFSPTMMSWVSKISPLTHIGRAYGWYTTALFCGMGMGPAVGGALGEWLGFKPVFLIAATFVAVTIWAVLWFLPARKTVSDHTIGNPRQPLNWRPILTNRRLIGCWLAAFGANIIAGSFFSFLPLLAHDRGLDVGQIGIVYLVQSLTNALSRIPFGTISDRIGRRNYQALAGVVLASLSIAIFAPAVTFVHFLLAASSLGVSLAIAFTSLGALIAETTESRLLGLAMGGYNSFIYFGQMAGSIGLGPLIEAMGFGAGFLLAGAFNLFLVCFFAWSMLERSRDNQKISP; from the coding sequence ATGCCAAAAGATCCCATCCCGGCCAAGCGTCACTCTTTTACCGCCCTATTGACCCTCTGCTGTCTGATTACCTTTGGCTGCTACTTTGCCGTTTCCATGCGGCTGCCGGTGGTTCCGCTGTATGCCCGTGGCTTCGGTGTCAGCACCTCTCAAATCGGGATGATCAATGCCGCCTTTTTCCTCATGGCCGGCCTGTTGTCACTGCCCTCTGGAATCCTCTCCGATCGTTTGGGCCGCAAGCGCATGGCTGTTTGCGGCACTGTGGTTCTCTTCATCGGTATGCTGCTACTCTGTTTCAGTCGATCGTTTTTTTCTCTTGCCGGTATCTATCTGCTTCTGGGCGTCGGCATGGCGGCGTTCAGCCCCACCATGATGTCCTGGGTGTCGAAGATATCGCCGTTGACCCATATCGGCCGGGCTTACGGCTGGTATACCACCGCTTTATTTTGCGGAATGGGCATGGGACCCGCGGTCGGCGGTGCTTTGGGGGAGTGGCTAGGGTTCAAACCAGTGTTTCTGATCGCTGCAACATTCGTAGCCGTAACGATCTGGGCGGTCCTTTGGTTTTTGCCCGCGCGGAAAACAGTTTCCGATCACACCATCGGAAATCCGAGGCAACCGCTTAATTGGAGGCCGATACTCACCAACCGTCGGCTCATTGGCTGTTGGCTGGCGGCCTTCGGGGCCAACATCATCGCCGGCTCCTTTTTCAGCTTCTTGCCACTTCTGGCACACGACAGGGGACTCGACGTGGGCCAGATCGGTATCGTCTACCTCGTCCAGTCGTTAACCAATGCGTTGTCAAGGATTCCCTTCGGCACCATCAGCGACCGCATCGGACGACGCAACTACCAGGCGCTCGCCGGTGTGGTGCTGGCATCCTTATCCATTGCCATATTCGCACCGGCGGTAACCTTCGTCCATTTTCTCTTGGCCGCTTCCAGCTTGGGGGTAAGCCTGGCCATCGCTTTCACCTCCCTTGGTGCGCTTATCGCTGAAACCACGGAATCTCGTCTTCTGGGCCTGGCCATGGGCGGCTACAACAGCTTTATCTATTTCGGTCAAATGGCCGGTTCCATCGGATTGGGGCCTCTGATCGAGGCCATGGGCTTTGGCGCTGGGTTTCTGCTTGCCGGTGCATTCAATCTCTTTCTTGTCTGCTTTTTTGCGTGGAGCATGTTGGAGAGATCGCGAGACAATCAGAAAATATCCCCATGA
- a CDS encoding metal ABC transporter ATP-binding protein, whose product MHLNDQGEASPIIQIENLDFAYNGQSVLENVNIDVFEGDFVAMIGPNGGGKTTLLKLMLGLLKPARGSIRILGEAPTQVSHQIGYVPQDVNINRRFPITALDVVLMGKLAPGRRWSKNKTRDRRDALEALERIDMAAHAERRIGELSGGQRQRVFIARALVTHPRLLLLDEPTASIDSKGQNDFYQLLKRLNQEVSIIVVSHDFLVISTYVKSVACVNRRLHYHHQAEITGDMMEAMYPCTVEEVCPVELVTHGRLPHRVLRQHEE is encoded by the coding sequence GTGCATTTGAATGATCAGGGGGAGGCGTCCCCCATCATCCAGATCGAAAACCTGGACTTCGCCTATAACGGCCAATCCGTTCTGGAGAATGTCAATATCGACGTCTTCGAGGGTGACTTTGTCGCCATGATCGGCCCCAACGGGGGCGGCAAAACGACACTGCTCAAGCTGATGCTGGGGCTGCTCAAACCGGCCCGCGGCAGCATCCGCATTCTGGGTGAAGCCCCCACCCAGGTTTCGCACCAGATCGGATATGTGCCCCAGGACGTGAACATCAACCGCCGTTTTCCGATCACCGCGCTGGATGTGGTGCTCATGGGCAAACTGGCCCCCGGCCGACGCTGGTCCAAAAACAAGACCCGGGATCGCCGCGATGCCCTGGAAGCGCTGGAGCGTATCGACATGGCCGCACACGCCGAGCGTCGCATCGGCGAACTCTCCGGCGGCCAGCGCCAGCGGGTTTTCATCGCCCGGGCCCTAGTCACCCATCCCCGGCTGTTGCTGCTGGACGAACCCACGGCCAGTATCGATTCCAAGGGGCAAAACGATTTTTACCAGCTGCTGAAAAGGCTCAACCAGGAGGTCTCCATCATTGTGGTCAGCCATGATTTTCTGGTGATCTCCACCTATGTCAAATCCGTGGCCTGCGTCAACCGTCGCCTGCACTACCACCACCAAGCCGAAATCACCGGCGACATGATGGAAGCCATGTACCCGTGCACCGTCGAAGAGGTCTGCCCCGTGGAACTGGTCACCCATGGCCGCCTGCCCCACCGCGTGCTTCGGCAACACGAGGAGTGA
- a CDS encoding transposase, producing MNYDPTIHKRRSIRLKGYDYSSPGAYFITLCTHGQVCLFGDITDGHMKLNDAGRIVTDEWIQTAVIRNEIELDEWVVMPNHFHGIVFLRPRRGTARRAPTTTREQFGKPVAGSLPTIVRAFKSAVTRRINEMRRTPGAKVWQRNYWEHIIRSEPELSGLREYIRNNPVQWTLDQLYRAP from the coding sequence ATGAATTACGATCCCACCATCCACAAACGCCGATCCATCCGGCTCAAGGGATACGATTATTCCTCGCCCGGGGCGTATTTCATTACCCTTTGCACCCACGGGCAGGTGTGTTTGTTCGGTGATATCACCGACGGCCACATGAAACTGAATGATGCCGGCCGCATCGTCACCGACGAATGGATCCAAACGGCCGTCATTCGCAATGAAATCGAATTGGATGAATGGGTGGTGATGCCCAATCATTTTCACGGAATCGTGTTCCTTCGGCCTCGTAGGGGCACGGCGCGCCGTGCCCCTACAACAACCCGCGAGCAATTTGGAAAACCGGTTGCGGGTTCACTGCCGACGATCGTCCGGGCATTCAAATCCGCCGTCACCCGGCGTATCAACGAAATGCGCCGCACACCCGGTGCAAAGGTTTGGCAACGCAACTACTGGGAACACATCATTCGCAGCGAACCGGAATTAAGCGGCCTGCGCGAATATATCCGCAACAATCCGGTGCAATGGACGCTTGACCAACTGTATCGGGCACCGTAG
- a CDS encoding energy-coupling factor transporter transmembrane component T family protein, with amino-acid sequence MLDPRTKLLLALAYGTLVAGMRQPAHLGLAWGGLVVAIVVLGQLRTYLRWLLMLVPMALFFGAVTAWSADRFTGLAAAMGLLAMTTVFFVFFATTDPEDLGNSLVHSGLPFAAAFVMTAAMQFVPVVARKARAVIETQQARGIVLKPGWRALRNYPALLIPLLVQCFQMADNLAEAMEARGFGRSGRTFRKSYRLRLRDWLAILGGWGAVILAFTFLAH; translated from the coding sequence ATGCTTGATCCGCGGACCAAACTGCTGCTGGCCCTGGCATACGGCACCCTGGTCGCCGGGATGCGTCAACCGGCACACCTGGGCCTCGCCTGGGGCGGGCTGGTCGTCGCCATCGTTGTCCTGGGGCAACTGAGAACCTATCTGCGCTGGCTGCTCATGCTGGTTCCCATGGCCCTTTTTTTTGGTGCGGTGACCGCATGGTCGGCAGACCGGTTCACGGGGTTGGCCGCCGCCATGGGCCTTTTGGCCATGACCACGGTTTTTTTCGTCTTTTTCGCGACCACGGATCCGGAAGATCTGGGCAACAGCCTGGTTCATTCAGGCCTGCCGTTTGCCGCCGCCTTCGTCATGACCGCCGCCATGCAGTTCGTGCCGGTGGTGGCCCGCAAAGCCCGAGCCGTAATCGAAACCCAGCAGGCCCGGGGGATCGTCCTGAAACCGGGCTGGCGGGCATTGCGCAATTACCCGGCGCTACTGATTCCGTTGCTGGTCCAGTGTTTTCAAATGGCCGACAATTTGGCCGAGGCCATGGAGGCCCGCGGATTCGGCCGCTCCGGCCGGACCTTTCGAAAATCCTACCGCCTGCGCCTGCGCGACTGGCTGGCCATATTGGGAGGCTGGGGCGCTGTGATCCTGGCCTTCACATTTCTGGCCCATTGA